In one window of Hyla sarda isolate aHylSar1 chromosome 1, aHylSar1.hap1, whole genome shotgun sequence DNA:
- the LOC130278098 gene encoding olfactory receptor 11L1-like, translated as MSTNQSSVTHFILLGFSLGSNTQLFLFILFLFIYSMTLMSNLLIITLVTSQRSLHKPMYFFIGNFSFLEMWYTTVTVPRMLKDLGTGNKTISSPGCICQFYFLFFLGATQHFLLAIMAYDRFLAISYPLRYTSLMSRSTCGKLAATSWIAGSLSISLPAAMMSRLVFCGPNAIDHFFCDFSPLLQLSCTDTWLNEIIFSAVAWTIILGCMFFTFMSYVSVVTTILRIPSSLGRQKAFSTCASHIAVVGIFFSTVIFMYIRPKAKSSSPIDKVVSVFYSVVVPLLNPMIYSLRNQEIKTALWKALGKLKNST; from the coding sequence ATGAGTACTAACCAAAGCTCTGTGACACATTTTATTCTCCTGGGTTTTTCTCTTGGCAGTAATactcaattatttttatttatattgttcCTCTTTATCTATTCCATGACTTTGATGTCCAATCTACTCATCATCACCCTGGTGACATCACAGAGATCACTTCACAAACCCATGTACTTCTTCATTGGAAACTTTTCTTTCCTAGAAATGTGGTATACTACCGTAACTGTTCCCAGGATGCTCAAAGATTTAGGGACTGGAAATAAAACTATATCCTCCCCTGGGTGCATTTGTCAATTTTATTTTCTCTTCTTTCTTGGAGCCACACAACATTTCTTATTGGCGATAATGGCTTATGATCGGTTTCTGGCCATTTCCTATCCTTTGAGATACACCAGTCTCATGAGCAGGTCCACATGTGGAAAGCTTGCTGCTACATCTTGGATTGCTGGTTCCCTATCAATCTCTTTACCAGCTGCTATGATGTCACGGCTAGTCTTCTGTGGACCAAATGCAATTGACCACTTCTTCTGTGATTTCAGTCCTTTGTTACAATTGTCTTGCACTGATACCTGGCTGAATGAGATTATATTTTCTGCCGTGGCATGGACAATAATTCTTGGCTGTATGTTCTTTACTTTTATGTCTTATGTTTCAGTAGTTACTACTATCTTGAGAATACCATCTTCGCTTGGTCGCCAAAAAGCATTTTCTACTTGTGCTTCTCATATAGCAGTTGTTGGCATATTTTTTAGCACAGTCATTTTCATGTATATACGTCCTAAAGCAAAGAGTTCTTCCCCAATTGACAAAGTGGTCTCAGTGTTTTATTCAGTTGTAGTTCCCCTTCTGAACCCCATGATCTACAGCCTACGAAACCAAGAAATTAAAACTGCTCTGTGGAAAGCTCTGGGTAAATTAAAAAACAGCACATAA